A window from Deinococcus betulae encodes these proteins:
- a CDS encoding transposase yields the protein MPRNRGRNLTLLCGVTLQGPRAAWVVDGSVNGDVFVTYIQQILALTRRPGQVVVMDNLGAHRRAAVRVLIEAHGAELIFLPPYSPDLNPIELMFSKLKAVVRRLGARTKTGVLTAIRTALDAVTLADCQGWFQHALFPQCL from the coding sequence GTGCCCCGCAACCGAGGTCGCAATCTGACCCTGCTCTGCGGGGTGACGCTTCAGGGTCCCCGTGCTGCGTGGGTCGTCGACGGCAGCGTCAACGGCGACGTGTTCGTCACATATATCCAACAGATTCTGGCGCTGACCCGCCGCCCGGGACAGGTGGTCGTCATGGACAACCTTGGTGCGCACCGCCGCGCAGCAGTGCGCGTACTGATTGAAGCTCATGGCGCTGAGTTGATCTTTTTGCCGCCCTATTCGCCGGATCTCAATCCCATTGAGCTGATGTTCTCGAAACTCAAAGCGGTCGTCCGAAGGTTGGGAGCCCGCACCAAGACTGGCGTCCTAACGGCGATCCGCACGGCGCTCGATGCCGTCACGCTCGCTGATTGTCAAGGTTGGTTCCAACATGCCCTGTTCCCTCAATGCCTCTGA